One part of the Malus sylvestris chromosome 2, drMalSylv7.2, whole genome shotgun sequence genome encodes these proteins:
- the LOC126595166 gene encoding disease resistance protein RUN1-like: MTTHEASSSSSSKSNLWNYDVFLSFSGVDTRNGFTGHLHATLTDRGYQAYIDEDDLERGEEIKEELFRAIKEARISIIVFSKSYADSSWCLDELVKIMECRYKLGRRVLPIFYHVDPSHVRKQNGDLAQAFQKHEEGIREEKDDKEREAKQERVKQWRKALTEAANLSGQHLQITDNGREAKLIREIVGKIITEWLPSANELNVAKHPVGINSRVQDIISYLSGGGSNDVVMVGIWGMGGLGKTTAAKAIYNQIHHKFEFKSFLANVSEYDLVDLQGKLVSGILKQTESKISSVDQGISVIKNHLQRRSVLVIIDNVDKVEQLNAIAGNRDWFGPGSRIIITTRYEHLLKQVNMKVDKTYPLKKLNEDEALKLFSWHAFGNSWPNEGYLELSKEVVSYCGGLPLALEVLGSSMVERTPREWKSHLEKLKTFPNEGIMKPLRESFEMLHPTQKAIFLDISCFFIGHDKDYVAKILDGCNFFATIGISDLRERCLITVEDNKLNMHDLLREMAKSIISEKSPCHPGKWSRLWNREEVIKVLRDKSGTEEVEGLALGIPPPWPPRSNMPRFSTEAFANMKKLRLLKLYNVQVNGEYKHLPKELIWLCWERCPLKSIPDDFFDQPRLVILEITSSNLVQVWEGSKLLENLKVLNLGSCSDLKKSPDFSNLPNLEELILEGCRSLSKIHPSIGHLKKLSLVNLTRCKNLISLPGDFYRSKSVQTLVLDDCWQFSELPEDLGKMISLRVLKATTTAIRQLPRSTVRLKNLTHLSLACVQSEFPLQFPDSLHGLDSLRNLNLSNNGFLTLPSLSCFSKLENLWLNNCFRLYTIYDLPTNLKFLDASYCFRLVTMPNFSKMSNMRELNVSNSHALTEVPDLDKSLNSMTWIDMRDCPKLTADFRRNVLKGWTSCGYGGIFLNGNYVPDWFEFVNDCNKVSFDIPSSDGRNFEGLTLLCFYCSNLDQSSPYIRWKDGHPRASIDINNTKPTELRTCIGKEDWVIKMRDDVFEKWFLWQGQILNDKLNLQSGDKVDVTFEMPGRYYKSIKGTGVNLVWDKPKKENMHDFDGDGRFLIQRHNQGGDASSSSHV; encoded by the exons ATGACAACCCACGAAGCGTCCTCTTCATCCTCCTCCAAGTCAAACCTTTGGAATTACGACGTGTTCTTGAGCTTCAGCGGTGTAGACACACGCAATGGCTTCACGGGCCACCTCCACGCGACATTAACAGACAGGGGATACCAGGCTTATATTGATGAGGACGATCTAGAAAGAGGGGAAGAAATAAAAGAGGAACTGTTCCGGGCAATCAAAGAGGCGAGGATCTCTATCATTGTCTTCTCAAAGAGTTATGCGGACTCGAGTTGGTGTCTTGACGAGCTGGTGAAGATCATGGAGTGCAGATACAAACTGGGGCGACGTGTTTTGCCAATATTCTATCATGTTGATCCTTCACATGTTAGGAAGCAGAACGGAGATTTAGCTCAAGCATTTCAGAAGCATGAAGAGGGCATCCGTGAAGAAAAAGATGACAAGGAACGTGAAGCTAAACAAGAAAGGGTAAAGCAATGGAGAAAGGCTCTTACAGAAGCTGCAAATTTGTCTGGCCAACATCTTCAAATCACTGACAATGG GcgtgaagcaaagcttattagAGAAATTGTTGGCAAGATCATTACGGAATGGCTTCCAAGCGCAAACGAATTAAATGTGGCCAAGCACCCGGTTGGAATCAATTCTCGCGTTCAAGATATTATCAGTTATCTTTCAGGTGGTGGATCAAATGATGTTGTCATGGTTGGAATTTGGGGGATGGGTGGATTGGGTAAAACAACAGCTGCCAAAGCCATTTATAACCAAATTCATCATAAGTTCGAATTCAAAAGTTTCCTTGCCAACGTTAGTGAATATGATCTGGTTGATTTGCAAGGAAAACTTGTTTCTGGCATCTTGAAACAGACAGAGTCTAAGATATCCAGTGTTGATCAAGGTATCAGTGTgataaaaaatcatctccaacgtAGAAGCGTACTTGTCATTATTGACAATGTAGACAAAGTGGAACAACTAAATGCAATAGCTGGAAATCGTGATTGGTTTGGCCCAGGAAGTAGAATTATCATAACGACACGATATGAACATTTACTAAAGCAAGTGAACATGAAAGTGGACAAGACGTATCcgcttaagaaattgaatgaagatgaagctctgaagctctttAGTTGGCATGCCTTTGGAAATAGTTGGCCTAATGAAGGATATCTTGAACTCTCAAAAGAGGTTGTTTCTTACTGTGGAGGTTTGCCACTAGcccttgaagttttaggttctTCTATGGTTGAAAGAACCCCAAGAGAGTGGAAAAGTCATTTGGAGAAATTGAAAACATTTCCTAATGAAGGAATAATGAAACCGCTAAGAGAAAGCTTTGAAATGCTACATCCTACACAGAAGGCTATATTCCTTGACATATCTTGTTTCTTTATTGGACATGATAAGGACTATGTCGCAAAAATATTAGATGGATGTAACTTTTTTGCAACAATAGGAATTAGTGACCTCCGTGAACGATGCCTTATAACTGTTGAAGACAACAAGTTGAATATGCATGATTTGCTTCGAGAAATGGCCAAATcaatcatttctgaaaaatccCCCTGTCACCCTGGAAAATGGAGTAGGTTGTGGAACCGTGAAGAGGTCATTAAAGTATTGAGAGATAAATCT GGAACTGAAGAAGTTGAAGGACTTGCTCTAGGTATCCCTCCTCCTTGGCCTCCAAGATCTAACATGCCTAGGTTCAGTACAGAAGCATTTGCCAATATGAAGAAACTGAGACTGCTCAAGCTCTACAACGTGCAGGTCAATGGAGAATACAAACATCTCCCCAAAGAGTTAATATGGTTGTGTTGGGAAAGATGCCCTTTAAAGTCCATACCAGATGACTTCTTTGATCAACCAAGACTAGTTATTTTAGAAATAACGTCTAGCAACCTGGTACAAGTTTGGGAGGGCTCCAAG TTGCTTGAAAACTTGAAAGTCCTTAATCTCGGAAGTTGCTCTGACTTAAAAAAATCACCAGACTTTTCAAATCTCCCAAATCTTGAAGAGTTGATATTGGAAGGGTGTAGGAGTTTGTCCAAGATTCACCCCTCCATTGGTCATCTTAAAAAACTTTCTTTGGTGAACCTCACACGCTGCAAGAATCTTATTTCTCTTCCTGGGGATTTCTACAGGTCCAAATCCGTTCAGACTCTTGTTCTTGATGATTGTTGGCAATTCAGTGAACTGCCCGAGGATTTAGGGAAGATGATATCATTGAGAGTACTTAAAGCAACTACCACAGCCATAAGACAACTACCGCGTTCCACAGTAAGATTGAAGAATCTCACTCATTTATCTCTAGCGTGTGTGCAATCGGAGTTTCCCTTGCAATTTCCCGATTCGTTACACGGCTTAGACTCTTTAAGAAATTTAAATCTCTCAAATAATGGTTTTCTTACCCTACCCAGCCTCAGTTGTTTttcaaaacttgaaaatttgtgGTTAA ATAATTGCTTCAGGCTTTATACAATCTATGATTTAccaacaaatttgaaatttctggatgcatcttattgcttccgTTTGGTAACAATGCCCAATTTTTCGAAAATGTCGAATATGAGAGAACTGAATGTAAGTAATTCACACGCACTCACTGAGGTTCCAGACTTGGATAAGTCATTAAACTCGATGACATGGATTGATATGAGGGACTGCCCCAAACTCACAGCTGATTTTAGGAGGAACGTCCTAAAG GGATGGACTTCTTGTGGATATGGTGGCATTTTTCTCAATGGGAATTATGTTCCTGATTGGTTCGAGTTTGTCAACGATTGTAATAAAGTCAGTTTTGATATCCCCTCGAGTGATGGTCGTAATTTTGAAGGGCTGACTCTGTTATGCTTTTACTGCTCAAATCTTGATCAATCAAGCCCTTATATCAGATGGAAAGATGGTCATCCTCGTGCCAGTATTGATATAAATAATACCAAGCCTACTGAGTTGCGAACCTGCATAGGCAAGGAAGATTGGGTTATAAAAATGCGCGATGATGTATTTGAAAAATGGTTTCTTTGGCAAGGACAAATATTGAACGATAAGCTCAATTTGCAAAGTGGGGATAAAGTTGATGTAACTTTTGAAATGCCAGGGAGATACTATAAATCAATTAAGGGAACAGGGGTTAATCTAGTATGGGACAAACCTAAGAAGGAAAATATGCACGATTTTGATGGTGATGGTAGGTTTTTGATCCAGAGGCACAACCAAGGTGGTGATGCATCGTCATCGTCACATGTTTGA